The following is a genomic window from Tissierellales bacterium.
ACCGGTAATGGTGACTTTAGAAGAGCTGGATAACGAGGCTTTAGTAAGTATTTTAACTGAGCCTAAAAATGCACTAGTCAAACAATATAAAGAATTATTTGCAATGGATGGTGTGGAGCTAGAATTTGAAAAAACTGCACTAGAAGAAATTGGCAAAAAGGCTATTGAAAGGAAAACTGGTGCTAGAGGACTTAGAGGTATTATTGAAGAAGCTATGCTGGATATAATGTATGAAATTCCGTCAAGGGAAGATATAAAAAAATGCGTTATAAATAAAGACACTATATTGAAAAAGAAAGAACCAACATTAGTGTTAACAGATGGCAAGAAGAAAGATAAGACGAAAAAGTCTAGTAATAGAGAATCAGCATCATAAAGCTCACATTTTGTGGGCTTTTTTCATGTTATGTAGTTTGGGATTAAAGGAGGGGGCTTATAATGAATAATGGTCTATATGAAATAAAAAATAAACAACTACCTCTCATTCCTTTAAGGGGAATAACTATTTTTCCACATATGATAATACATTTTGATGTGGGGAGAAAAAAATCTATTAATGCACTTGAAGAGGCTATGGAAGATGATTCCCTTATTTTACTGTCAACTCAAAAAGATTTTAAAATAGAGGAACCAGAAACTGATGAATTTTACCATGTAGGAACAGTAGCAAAAATCAAACAAATGATAAAATTACCAGGTGGCAGTATTAGAGTATTAGTAGAGGGGATTAATAGGGGTAAGATAATAGATTTTACGGAGGAAGAGAAGTATTTTTCAGTGGTAATTGAGGAAATGGTATACAAACCAGAAGAATTGGAAAAAGATATAGATATAGAAGCAATGATGGGGTTAGTAACTAAGGATTTTGAAGATTATATAGATTTAAATAGTAGAGTTTCACCAGAAGTAATTTTATTAGTATCTGATATAGATGATCCTGGAAAGTTGGCTGACGTTATTGCATCTTATATTTCTATAGAACCTGAGAAGGATCAAGAGATATTAGAAAATTTTAATGTATATGAAAGATTGGAAACTCTCCATAGAATATTACTAAAAGAAATAGAAATATTAAAAGTAGAAGAAAGAATAGATGAAAGAATAAAAAAACAAATTGGTGAAATTCAAAAAGAATATTATTTAAAAGAACAAATAAAGGCAATCCAAAAAGAATTGGGTGAAGAAGATGGAATTACAGAAGAAGTAAATAAATATAAAGTAAAAATAGATGAAATAGATATGCCTAAAGAAGTAAAAGAAAAGGCGATAGATGAAACAGAAAGGCTTTATAAATTATCTTCTAATTCCCCAGAAATTGATGTTATTCGAAACTATTTAGATTGGATAGTAGAATTACCTTGGGATTTGGAAACAGAAGATAAGATAAATATAAAAAAATCTAGACAGGTTCTAAATAAAGATCATTATGGATTAGAAGATGTAAAGGAAAGGGTACTAGAGTTTATAGCTGTAAAGAAATTAAGTAATAGCATGAAGGGGCCAATTTTGTGCTTAGTAGGTCCTCCTGGAGTTGGGAAAACCTCTATAGCTAGTTCTGTAGCAAAGGCCTTAAATAGAAATTTTGTTCGTATGTCTTTAGGTGGAATAAGAGATGAAGCTGAAATTAGAGGGCATAGAAGGACATATATAGGAGCATTACCTGGTAGAATCATTAGTCTAATGAAAAAATCTGGTTCAAAAAACCCAGTATTTTTATTAGATGAAATAGATAAACTAAATGAGGACTTTAGGGGAAGCCCGGCTAGTGCATTATTAGAAGTATTAGATCCAGAACAAAATAATACTTTTACTGACAACTTTTTAGAAGTACCTTTTGATTTGTCTAAGGTTATGTTTATAGCAACGGCTAATACTCTGGAATCCATTCCGGCTCCATTACTAGATAGAATGGAAATAATAAGAATCCATGGCTATACAGAAGAAGAAAAATTTAAAATTGCAATGAATCATTTATTCCCAAAACAGCTTAAAGAGCATAGTCTTAAGGAGAATAGTTTAGCTATATCTGAAAATGCTATGAAAAAGATAATAAGTAGTTACACAAGAGAGTCAGGAGTAAGAAACTTAGAAAAGAATATTGCTAATATCTGTAGAAAAGGAGCAAAGGAAATAGTCGAGGAAGATAAAAAGGTAATAAGGGTAACTAAAAGAAATCTGGAAAAGTATTTGGGAACACCTAGATATCGAAAAAATGTGTTAGAAGAAGAAAACCAAGTAGGTGTAGCTATTGGATTAGCATGGACTGCTGTAGGAGGAGAAATATTGCCTATTGAAGCAAGTAAAATGAAAGGAACAGGAAAACTCCAATTAACAGGACATTTAGGAAATGTAATGCAGGAATCTGCTAGGGCAGGTATTAGTTATATAAGGGCTAATGGGGAAAAGTTTGATTTAGACAATAATTTTTATAAGGAAAATGATATTCATATCCATGTTCCAGAGGGTGCAATACCAAAGGACGGGCCTTCTGCCGGAATTACAATGGCTACAGCAGTAGTTTCAGCCTTAACCGAAATACCGGTAAATAGGGAAGTAGCTATGACTGGAGAAATTACTTTAACGGGAAGGGTTCTACCTGTAGGAGGTATTAAAGAGAAGGCTTTAGCTGCTAGTAGGGCTGGAATTAAAAAAATACTATTATCTACTGAAAATGAAAAAGATTTAGAAGAAATACCAGATAATATAAAAAGAAAAGTAGAATTTAGGTTTGTGAAGAATATGGATGAAGTTTTGAAATATGCTTTATTAGATAAAGGTGATTTAAATGCATGTAAGAAAAGCAGAGCTAACTAAATTAGCAGTAAATAAAGAACAATATCCTAAAGACGACCTTTTTGAAATTGCTTTTGCTGGTAGATCTAATGTAGGGAAATCTTCCTTATTAAATACATTGATAAAAAGAAAAAGTTTAGCTAGAACTAGTAATAAACCTGGAAAGACTAGAACTATTAATTTTTATACAATAAATGAAAGTTTTCGGTTTATTGATTTGCCAGGCTATGGATTTGCCCGTGTTTCTAAAAAAGAAAGGGGAAAATGGGCTAGTATAATAGAAGAGTATTTGGAAAATAGAATGAATCTAATAGAGGTAATTCTTTTACTAGATATTAGACATGAACCTGGAGAACATGATAAGATGATGTATGACTGGATAAAAAGTTACGGATATAATGGCATAATTATAGGGACAAAAGCAGACAAGATACCTAAAACTACTTGGGAAAAACAGATAAACACTATAGGGAATTCTCTTAATGTAGAAAATAAAGATTTAATTATTCCTTACTCTGCTACAAAAAAAATAAATGTTGCTTATATTTGGGAAATTGTAGAAGAAATAATTAAGGTAAATAAAAAGCAGCAATCTCATTAGGAGAAAGCTGCTTTTTACTAAGTACATTATTCTTTTACAAACATATCCTGAGGTGCACCACACACTGGGCAAACCCAATCTTCAGGAAGATTCTCAAAAGCAGTTCCTGGTTCTACACCATTATCTGGATCTCCTTCTTCTGGATCATAAACATAACCACATGGTTCACATACATATTTGTCCATAGTTAAAAACTCCTTTCTTTTATTGACTATAATAGGTATTACCCATATATTTTATATTTTAAACTATTATATACTAAGATATATCATATAATATAATATAGAGTATTACAATAAGATTAAAGAAAATATTTAAGGGTAATATATTTATGGTTTATAGAAATTATAACATAAATAATAATAAATAATAAATGGAAGTGATTTAATTGTCTTTTAAGCTCAATGGCCAAGTCTGTAGTGACTTATGTGTTATTAGAGACTTTATACAAGATATATTGAATAAGCTAGAGAAAATAGTTTGCGATGAAACTGTTATGTTTGATGTAAAACTCATCTTAAATGAGTTAGTAGCAAATGGTGCTATACATGGAAATGATTTTGATAAAAATAAGCTGGTCCAATTATATTTAGAAGTCATAGAAGACACTATACGCATCGAAATTACTGATGAAGGGGAAGGTTTTTCCTATGACTTGGATTCATATAATCCTTTAGACTTAAAATGTAGTGGCAGAGGCTTAGTCATAGTAAAAGGTTTGTCAGATGAGTTTTATATCGATGATAACAGAATAATAGCAATCAAATATTTGCAGTAGTAGGCGGAGATATAAGTCTCCGCTTTTTTCGTATAAATAATTCATTTGATTTATACATATATTATGATAAAATTATTCTGTTAATAGAATACTAAAAGAAAGTATATAAAGTAGGAAAGGATAATATATATGGAGATAAAAAGAGATGATATTAGAAATGTTGCTATAGTAGCCCATGTTGATCATGGCAAAACTACTTTAGTAGATGCACTTTTAAAGCAAAGTGGAATATTTAGAGAAAATCAAGTAGTGGAAGATAGGATTATGGATTCAGATGATATTGAAAGAGAAAGAGGAATAACAATATTGTCTAAAAATACTGCTGTTTACTACAATAGTACTAAGATTAACATTATCGATACTCCTGGTCATGCTGATTTTGGGGGAGAAGTAGAAAGAGTGCTAAAGATGGTTAATGGAATTGTACTTCTAGTAGACGCTTTTGAAGGACCTATGCCTCAGACAAAATTTGTTCTTAAAAAGTCTTTTGAATTAAAATTACCAGTAATAGTATGTATAAACAAAATTGATAGGCCTGATGCAAGGCCTAGTGAGGTAATTGATGAAGTTTTAGATTTATTTATAGA
Proteins encoded in this region:
- the yihA gene encoding ribosome biogenesis GTP-binding protein YihA/YsxC: MHVRKAELTKLAVNKEQYPKDDLFEIAFAGRSNVGKSSLLNTLIKRKSLARTSNKPGKTRTINFYTINESFRFIDLPGYGFARVSKKERGKWASIIEEYLENRMNLIEVILLLDIRHEPGEHDKMMYDWIKSYGYNGIIIGTKADKIPKTTWEKQINTIGNSLNVENKDLIIPYSATKKINVAYIWEIVEEIIKVNKKQQSH
- the lon gene encoding endopeptidase La, whose product is MNNGLYEIKNKQLPLIPLRGITIFPHMIIHFDVGRKKSINALEEAMEDDSLILLSTQKDFKIEEPETDEFYHVGTVAKIKQMIKLPGGSIRVLVEGINRGKIIDFTEEEKYFSVVIEEMVYKPEELEKDIDIEAMMGLVTKDFEDYIDLNSRVSPEVILLVSDIDDPGKLADVIASYISIEPEKDQEILENFNVYERLETLHRILLKEIEILKVEERIDERIKKQIGEIQKEYYLKEQIKAIQKELGEEDGITEEVNKYKVKIDEIDMPKEVKEKAIDETERLYKLSSNSPEIDVIRNYLDWIVELPWDLETEDKINIKKSRQVLNKDHYGLEDVKERVLEFIAVKKLSNSMKGPILCLVGPPGVGKTSIASSVAKALNRNFVRMSLGGIRDEAEIRGHRRTYIGALPGRIISLMKKSGSKNPVFLLDEIDKLNEDFRGSPASALLEVLDPEQNNTFTDNFLEVPFDLSKVMFIATANTLESIPAPLLDRMEIIRIHGYTEEEKFKIAMNHLFPKQLKEHSLKENSLAISENAMKKIISSYTRESGVRNLEKNIANICRKGAKEIVEEDKKVIRVTKRNLEKYLGTPRYRKNVLEEENQVGVAIGLAWTAVGGEILPIEASKMKGTGKLQLTGHLGNVMQESARAGISYIRANGEKFDLDNNFYKENDIHIHVPEGAIPKDGPSAGITMATAVVSALTEIPVNREVAMTGEITLTGRVLPVGGIKEKALAASRAGIKKILLSTENEKDLEEIPDNIKRKVEFRFVKNMDEVLKYALLDKGDLNACKKSRAN
- a CDS encoding ATP-binding protein, with the protein product MSFKLNGQVCSDLCVIRDFIQDILNKLEKIVCDETVMFDVKLILNELVANGAIHGNDFDKNKLVQLYLEVIEDTIRIEITDEGEGFSYDLDSYNPLDLKCSGRGLVIVKGLSDEFYIDDNRIIAIKYLQ
- a CDS encoding rubredoxin, which translates into the protein MDKYVCEPCGYVYDPEEGDPDNGVEPGTAFENLPEDWVCPVCGAPQDMFVKE